Genomic DNA from Theobroma cacao cultivar B97-61/B2 chromosome 3, Criollo_cocoa_genome_V2, whole genome shotgun sequence:
GATCAAAACTTTAGTAGAAATCTGCTAAAATTGTGTAATTATgttatttaaatgttatattatattattatttagttatGTTATTACATactaaattaatattttaatatgacAAAATATAAGGTAATATTTCCTATCCAATATATAAATAAGGTAATATAAGtataattcatttatttagttattcaatatttatttatttattagattagtattatttatgtttataataactttatcaaacactttttttgttcttgtcATGTAACGACATTATTTACTAaacattttttcaattttaaatttttataaatgaaataaagtaataaattaagagattatatttgatgtaatATCAATGTATAATATCTGTACACagttacttaatcagatcctttcaaaataaatatttttaaaattataaatatttattttttaaagttttaaatttattaattatcaaaatgataatatttgattcattaataacatataaaatctaTACACCGATAATacattaaatataaacttttaATAACATTACATAAAGTCTTTTAAAAGTGGTCATAGGCGGATCGGCCACGAGGTCACTTGCTCACCCAACATATGGGTCGGACCGGGACACTTTATATGGATGCATTAGGTTACGCTAAGGTAAAAGATTTAgatttaatatgaaattttgtataaaacattttaatatttagattattattttatacataataaaagtgaaatttatttatttttttcaattaatataaCATAAGAGTCCGATTTCGGCCGACCCGATCCATGAacacaaattttaaataattcttttatctaaaaatagAAAGGTATGCTTTTGAGTTACAGTTACACACtcactttcaaatttgaaCGTTTGATTTGAAATGGTGTTTGGTTTGAGCCAGACCCGGAACCTTAGCTCGGAGCGGGGCGACCTGGGGCTCAACAAATCGAACCCCCAGGCTTCAACAACTGTTCCTGACCTTGAGCCAGCCACCACCCACTTTTaaacaaagacaaaaaaaaataatatatatatatatatatatatattattaaataaaaaaatgtagaACAAAGCTGGCTCGGTTTTTTTCGCACCTGAGTCTGGTACATCAACGCGTGCAGAGCCACTCGCTCGAGTTGGTTTTGCCTTCTTCACTCCCACCCAGCCGagccaaaagaaaaagtaaacaaaaaaGGGTTTAGGCGTCCGCGTCGCAGACTCAACTCGCTCCGCGGCTCTGTAAAGTAAAAGCTGATTTGATTTTGTTCTTATAGTTACtactatttgttttttttttctctctctctttggtTGCATCGGCTTAGATCCAAGCTTAGATCTAGCGCCGatctcttttctttccctcCATTTCTtgcctctttctcttttttctctgcCTTAAGCTCCTCTTCTTTTGCTTCTTTCACCTCTGATTTATGCAAGTTCAAATCGTCTAACAAAGTGAAGAAGCGTCTAACaaagtgaagaagaagaacccAGATTCACTTATCCAAGGTTTTAGCTCTAGCCCAGACTTTTTTTGcccaaaacaaacaaaacccATTTCTTAAACTGCCTCtaatctctattttttttcaggGTTTTGATTGTTATGTTTGGAAGTTAAATGAAGGTGGATTCCTTCTAGTGTCAGCACTGTCTATGACTTTTGGGTTAGCTGcaattattgattttgttgaGGTTACATTTCTGTAAGACTGGAAGAATTAGTGGGAAAGCTGGAAACGAAATGGAGTGGAATTCAAACAATACCTTCAAGACTTACAAAGGTATCTTCTCATCCctatatgttttctttttttcttttttgtgagTAATTTAGCTGAATATATATTGCTTTACAGCGGTCGAACTTGTTAATGTgatttaggataaaatattgcTTTGTTCTTGTGTTTAGGTTATGTAATTAGCTCAGAATGCGCAGATTCAGTTCGTTGtgtttggaaaaaaaatttacaaactGGGTGTTCATTCTTATCAATTACAAGTAATTGTATACAATTATGGAATCTCTCAGTCTTCTATAAGTGCAACATCCACGAGGGCGCCAAATATGCAATTATGGAATCTCAATCTCGATTTTTGGGATTGACTAattatgcatgatatgaaccCTACAAACTGATTGTAAACTTAATCTGGGAGGTTGCAGTGAGGATTACAAAAATGTGGAGATTGATGGATTCTGTGTTTTGTAGTTTGGGGGAAGAGGGAAGTAAGATACAATTCTTAGTTTGATAAATTTGTTTGCATATTCTTCTTGTGTAAGAGTGTTGAATTCCTGACTTATTGATTGGAAAAGGAGGGGGtaaatggaaattttgaattattgaaAAAGATGGAAACTGTACCTTCACATATTGATCTGCAGCTTGCTTGCATTATCTTAAATTTAATAGTCTTCAATTTGCTATCAGTTTATTTTACCTTGGAAGTCTTGAGAATACTGAATTCTTCATTACTGCTTTATGTATGAATCTATAATTCTTAATCGTTGCTTTTGTAGCAGATATGGAACCCAAAGCCATGATGGATATGGCACTCATTCCAAATATTGATCCAGTAGATATTGGATTGGGTTCTTCAGAAAAGGGAAGTGTTGTCCCCACATCAAAACCCAGGAAGAAGACAATGACATCAGTTTACCTCAAGTATTTTGAGACAGCTCCTGATGGGAAAACAAGGAGGTGCAAGTTTTGTGGGCAGAGTTATTCTATTGCAACTGCAACTGGTAAATCCTGTGGACTTGCTTCAGTTTGTCCCTTAACTTTTGGTGCTTTCATTGAAAATCCATTGGCACCATAATATCTATTTATAACAATGTGCTTGTAAGGAGCTTTAGGTTCCTTGTAGTTAGAAATTGCTATTCTGAAAACAGAAATGGCTTCTTACCATGGTTTGAGTCAATGGATGCAGTATTTAGCAAGTTTATGCCATGTTTGGGCCTATGataaatggaccaataattaTCTCATCCATCTAATGATCCCCCTTCTTCATGAAGGCAATTGGGAAGTCCCTTAGTAATCAGGTGGCTGTTTACCATGGTTTGAGTCAATGGATGTAGCTTTTAGAAAGCTTATGGCGTGTTTGAGTCTATGATAATATTACCACTCATTGCAATTATCTCATTCATCTGATGATCTCCCTTTATTGTGAAGGCAATTTGGGAAGGCACCTTAGTAATCGACATCCCGGATATGATAAGACTGGGGATGTTGTCACTACTAGTTCGGTGCCACAGCCCACTACCCCAGTGATCAAGAAATCTCAACCACAAGGAAGAGCGGCTCAGGTTGATTATGATCATCTGAATTGGTTGCTTATTAAATGGCTCATATTAGCTTCTCTTCCTCCTTCAACCTTGGAAGAAAAGTGGTTAGCAAACtcctttaaatttttgaatccATCAATTCAACTATGGCCAGGTGAGAAGTACAAAGCAGTGTTCCGTGAAGTTTTCAGGAGCATGAGAGAAGATGTTAGAGTATCTTTGGAACAGGTTTCTTCCAAAGTTTCTGTCACTCTTGATTTCTGGACTTCCTATGAACAAATCTTTTATATGAGCGTCACATGTCAATGGATTGATGAAAACTGGTCCTTCCAGAAGGTGCTTCTTGATATATGCCAGGTACCTTACCCTTGTACAGGTTCTGAAATATATAACACCCTGTTCAAGGTTCTTAAGATGTACAATATAGAGAATAAAGTCCTCTCATGCACCCATGATAACAGTCAGAATGCTATCCATGCTTGCCATACTTTAAAGGAGGACTTGGATGGTCAGAAAGTGGGGCCGTTCTGCTATATCCCTTGTGCTGCTCGTACTTTGAGTTTGATTATAGATGATGCATTAAGGACAACAAAACCTGTTATTGCCAAGGTCAGGGAATTTGTACAAGAGTTAAATGCATCCTTAGATATCTCAGAGGATTTCATTCAATTAACAACAGCTTACCAAGAAGGTAGTTGGCAATTTCCACTTGATGCTTCAGCACGGTGGAGTGGCAATTATCAAATGCTTGATCTTGTTCACAAGGTACTTGTTTCTTTCATATAAGAACTCCTTATTAGATACGAGAAATTTATAATCTGTTTTCCTGTCAATTCAGGTATGGGTTTGGTGACTggtgataaaattttaatttaatgtttcTAATATGAAGCAGGCTGGGAAGTCAATGGATGCTGTCGTCAGGAAGAATGAGGAGATACTTGGTAGTAGGATTTTGCTGAATGTTGCAGAGAAGAATGTTGCCAATATTGTTCACAACTACCTGGAGCCCTTCTACAAAGTCATCAATGAGATATGTGTAAACAACCCACCTACTATTGGGATGGTTATTGTCTACATGGATCACATTTCTGATACAATTGCAACACGGCAAACACCAGATTGGCTAAAGAGTGCTGCCGAAGACATGGCCAAAAAGCTCAGAAGTTACAACAACCAGGTTTGCAACATATTCATCTATATGACGGCCATTCTTGATCCCCGAATTAAATGTGAACTCATCCCTGAGGGTCTCAACTCAGAAAACTATCTAGAGGAAGCGAGAGCCCATTTCATGAGAAATTATTATACCAGCCATTTTTCATCCATGACAAGTGGATACTCTGCTCAAGATATTGAAGATGGAGGAAGTGTTTCTTTTGCAGAGGAGATTGCTCGAAAGAAGCGACGAGCGAGCATGAGCAATGTTGCTGATGAACTCACTCAGTATCTTTCCGAGTCTCCAGCTCCTACGAAAACAGATGTTTTGGAGTGGTGGAAGGTCAACAGTACACGCTACCCTCGGCTCTCTGCGATGGCTAGGGACTTCTTGGCTGTCCAAGCAACTTCAGTAAAACCTGAGGAACTATTTTGCAGTAAAGGTGATGAGATCGATAAGCAGCGTTTTTGTATGCCACATGATAGCACACAAGCTATTCTTTGTATTAAGTCATGGACTCAGGGAGGTCTCAAGTTAAAGTACAAGTCTTCTGAGATTGACTATGAGAGGTTGATGGAATTGGCAGCTGCAGCTGCTGCAGATAATATCTCAGCTGGTTTTGATAAGAAACAAAAGTGAACAAAAGGAGAATCTGAAAATGATTAAGTTAATGTGATTGACTTCTACCACTAATCTAGATGACTGTCTGACttatgattgtaatttaaCTTCTCCCTCAAGAGGGAATTGAATTGTCATTATTTCTTCCTTATTGATGTATGTATGATATGAAAATTATGTATTGAATGTACagttcaaaattttagaatgCTAACCTGAGAAAAAGACACTGATATTATGTGATGATTCTAGTACATCAAATTGTCATCAAAATTTCTGCGCATTGGGCAGCTTACTGAACATCAAGGCTGTCTTTCTTTTTGCTATAGTCATTACTATTGTATGTCACCTGATGGAAATGAGGAGATAATCTTAACAGAAAGGGATTAAAAACTATGTCATTCTCATTTTCTCATCTTTAATTGTTTCAACAGTCTTTCTCTCATGCCTTTGCAGAAAGGAAGTTCAACTGAAATTAATATTGCAATTGTAAAAGTGGAAATAAAggattgataaaaataataatgtaaaAGATGTGGATTCATCCTTTATTATTGAGGTCAAAGAACAATCATGTAGAAGAATGGCCAGAAGGTCAGAGGAAAAAGGTAAAGTTTGATAAGCTAGTGTAACAGGATCTCTCTAAAGTTGAGAATACTTGTGAATATGCAAGTTGTGTCCATAGATTTGGAGACCATCCAAGCAAATGAAGAGTCTGATAATGAGCTATTCggtgaaaaaattatatcaaGTGAAAGAGTGTATATAATTATTTGCTGTCCCATGCTTCATAAAAATGTTATGATTAGAATATCCTGGCAGAAAGATGTAAGAAATAGACTAGTAACACaaatagaaaaatgaaaaatgcaagtACAGGAGGCATGATGTGAGTATCcatcttatttttattaggaACGACATTGGAAATGCTGAATGCAGCCCCTTTGGGCGAGCATTTGCTATCCTGCTGACTTCTTGAGCAGCGGTATCATCATTGTCAACATATCTCCTCTTTGAATCACTTGATTGGTCTGGCTTTGCCAGGGAGACTTCTGATGAAGAAAATTCATGTTTCTCTCCAGCCATTGCAGATTGAGACTGCAGGCCTGCCTTCATTCTTGTTCTATGCCCAGAGACCAAAGTAGCAATTTCCTTGTCATCCAACACCCCTTCAACGACTTTTGTTAAAACTTGCTTTGCTGAAGGAACTGTTTCTACTGCATCATTGAAAGAAACCCTACTTACTTTTGTAAGATTTGGCGTCTCTGTAGTTTCAGTAAAATCCTACAGGACCGGCACAGCTCTCTTGCTAGATATACCATCCAGTTTAGTGCTTGGCATTGATGTCTTTGAAGGCACCATTGAATTTGAAAGCCTGCGTATGATACCATTTCTTTCCAAAGGACTTCCTGTGGAGGACTTATCCAGTGATGAAACAACACTAGAACCATCCATGCTGCTTCTCCAACTTGACTTATGACCTATGCCTGAATTCTTGCTAATGCTTATATGGCCACTTGAAGAGCTTTCAATGGTGCTGCTGTCTGTATCTTCACTCTCAGTTGATGAGGTGTAAGAAGAAGTGCTGTTCATGTCAGGATCTTGTGTAGTTATCTTGCGAGGTTTCTGGTCTGAAGGCTTTGGAAGTTCCTTTTGCAAGGTCTTTCTCGATGATTTTTGATGACCTTGGATTTCAGCCCTCAGGCAAGCATTGAGCCAGCGTTGGTACACCAATTCCTCAACCATGTCAAATCTGCTCTTCTGCAATCTTTCAACTTGTTCTGAGAGGTCCCCGTTGGCATGTCTCAGTTCACTAATCTTGGCAATAGTCTTACTCTGCAGCAGCACCAGTAAAGAAACAAGCCCTTTCAGATTCAAGAAGTATGGCACTACAAAAAGCAATACTCTTTTCTGGTAGTTGAGCCTTAAGGTGCATTGCATTTCAAAGAATAGACTCGATGGGGGTATCAAATCATAAATACAAACACAagtaattcaaaataattctaaaattctAGTATGATTTCTGAAGCTGAAGCTATTAGCAACATTTTTATCATCCCAATTCAAGTATTTGGAGTGACATGGGAAAGAGCATATTAGAAGTAATGTTGGACAACAGCTAAAACTGAAATTTGTAGCTAGCAAGAGAACATATAAGGTCCTGTCCTGCTTATCTaaagattaatgaaaattaaatgcaTCCATATGATTTATTTACCTGTGTCATGTCAGAAAGGGCAGATATTTTGGCATAAGCAGCAAATAGCTTAACTGACAATTCCCTTTTTTCTAACTCAAGTTCTTTGTTTCTCCTTTTCATCTTAACCACTTCGAATTCAATAGTTTTTGCAGCTTCAAGCTTCTTCTTAACCATATCATTTGGAGCAGAGGTTTCATTGGTTGTAAATCCGGACAACTGCTCCTCAAGCACCATTATCTGCCCCTTTATCTGGCTTGCATTACCATTTTCCATCTGCATTTGCTCTATCATCTTCTTTGCCTTCTCTAGCTGCTTCATGGCCAAGTTACCCTGCCTTataatttcttgaagatcCTTTATCTCAGCTTTAAGTGCATAAATTCTGAAATTGAGTTTGTCAACTTCTGCAGTTTTGTCATCTAAATTCCCCTGCAAACAACCAATGTATGACAGCTTTTCTTTTAGACTGTACAACTCAAGCGGTTTCCCTTCAAGGGTCACTCTCCTCTTCTCCAATTCCTTTATTAGATTCTGTGATTGCTCTATTTCTCTATTCCCTAACTTCCATTGTCTGTCAAGCTCAAGCACTTCACAGTTTCTTTTCTGAGTCAAATTTGGTTTCAAAACTTTTTCCACATTCTTGCTGTTGACCACTTTAACCTCCTCCTCCTCCATGTCCTTTTCCTGCAAGAGCTAAGTTTCTTGTTAGATTTTGGCAAAAAGAGTGCTGAGAAAGGGAGAGGCATTGAAAGATATAAAAGAGGAGGGGGACTAGGAAATACTGGAATATTATCTTCTGCCATGTCCACTTGCTGGGAGCTTGAGCAATCTTTTGCCAAAACCCATGCAAATGCCGAAGAGTTAGCATAAAACTAACACTACAAACAAAACTACTCACTGACCAAGCCAAAAGCTAGTCAATTAAACTGACCTGGGAGCATCAGATTTTGCTTCTTCCAACGCTTTCTGATGACAGCAAAAGGTGCAACTGAAGCTACAACCAAGATGCTGACCCGGAATATCATGCAGATTCTTCACAGTTCATGGGCCTAGAGCCCTATACAACAGTTAAACTCGACAAGCAACTGAACTGAGATATTTGGGTCAAGAAAACCTGACACATTGCCTGCACTGTTTTCACCATCACAGCTATCTATTCATCACTCCTTGTGTACCTCAGAAAGTGATAAGTCTCATCACCAAGAAGTGGCTCGTCTTTGTCCATGTGAAGAACATGAAAACAATCACTAAAACTGTAGCTACAGATGACAAATTCCAATATCAACATCATGACAATCTGGTTTAGCAAGGTGCCAAGCTCGGTTGGAGCTTTCTTAAGCTTGCTGTCAGGAATCCATTCACATAAGCCAAATCTTGCATTTTCTATCAACCCACTTTTTCCATCCCCCGGATGCTTCACTTTCATTCCAACAACTAAGATTATGTatacatacaaaaatatatttattatatgtcTTACACAATTTCATACTATTAGtatatttattaaacaaattgaattaaattttatatgatacgattaatttatttaaataaatattataaatcaGTTAAATAAGTCATATTGTATGAATTGATATgataacataattaattaaataaattaaacgtGTCATATGTcgattaaacaaatttaactTGTTTAAGACACAAATTTTATCATGTCTTAAATGattcaaatttatcattttattttaaaggtaCAATACTTGGAaaaaatctctaaattatttaaaaataagaacttatttaaatattgatgaataattcaaaaaaattttaagtattataCTTATTTTACCCgtcaaaatttataatagtttgaaaaatattcttttatttttttaaagcaaTATTCTTTTACCTTTaacttataatattttttaaccaaattacaaaatataagaataaaattacaagCATTTAAAATGTgctattaataatatttttagcaacattttttgtttactttttataatattttcataaatttgactatattatataaatttttaacaacattataaataaaatatattattgaaaaaaaatataattaaaaccCGAatgtaatataatataatacattaaatttactttatttttttattttccatcaatataataattagtAAGAttcttataatatttttcataaaaaattttgtcattttttgcATAGAActtattgtaatttttttctttgatttacaacttaatataattattttttcctaaaaaggaaaaaaaataggtAAAAACATATTCTGCACTAACGACTGTAGCGTATAgacatattttaaaaagtttactTTTTTAACGAAtaatttgtttcttcttcttcaatctctctctctctctcgctctTTCTATCCTCAATTTAATGTTTTGGCATGAGTTTGAAACCCTAGCATTTGATTTTGGACacttgtttttagttttataaGAAGAAATCAGCAATTTCGAGCGAACAGCAACATTACATGGACGCGCGACGCGTCACACGCGCAGTCCCCAGGGTACGCCAAGTAGGCTTCTTTACCCCGAACGCGCCGCCGGAGCAACCGGGACCTGTTCGGTCTCAATCAGGTCCTCCGAACTCCAATTCGCCTCCACTCTCCGGTTCACCCGCCAGCAACTCGCTCTCTCCAGTCATGATCCCGCCTCCGCGTCACCTCTCCGACAACCTTGGAGCGCGCACCGGCGCGGTGCCGGTTCCCGGGCGAGCTAACGCTGGAGACCATGCGACTGTCGGAAGCTACAACCCGGCGGATTCGGTGCTGGGTTTGGAGTCGCCGCCGCCGACTCGGATTGGCGACGGAGAGTCCTCGGAGGAAACGGAATCGTCGTTGGGATGGTACCGGAGGAACAATCCCGCGAAATTTGCGTCGAGTTTTCCAGGAGGAGGTTTCGATTTGTCTCCGGTGAAGCAACCAGAAATTGTCTCCGGAGTAGAAGCTAAAAATCAACCGCCTGGtaataatgttttttttaattttttaaaaatatctgaAATAAATGAGGtttcttaaaagaaaattgcctcgcagaaaaaaatgaagtgcAAAAGGGACAAGCATCAAGTTCAAAGCCTTCAAAAGCGAAAACAACTAAAGCTGAGAGACGTGCCTTGCAGGAGTCTCAACGGGCTGCGAAAGCTGCTTCTAAAGGTTCAAAACGgtcttcttctttattttcagTGACTATCTGAAACTGTTAAGTATTGCTATTTGAATTGAATTGATTATGGAGAATGTGTGCAAATGTGTCTAAACATGCATTTTTGCTTGCGTCTAAAGTGGAAGATATGATTTGAAGTGCTTAACTGGTTTTGTTCTCATCTCCTCCCAAAAGAGGTTAGTTTAACATAGTAGGAATTATTTGCAAAAGTAATGGATGGAATTCAGTTACACTAGAGAGGAAGATTGGGAAATTGAAAAGAGGCTAAAGGACTGTAGTTGGAATATATGGAAAGAAGCATGTGGCTCAATGACAATATGTGAGGTGTCGTGACTAGCATACACTTatgaaataatataaattattaatctatcgatagttatgttttaaattaaaaattccaTATCATTATTATAGAAAACAAATATAGATAATTTTCGTAAGTACACGTTGCAATCAGTTTCAAGTTTTCTGCTTTCCGTAAATTAATCAGTTCTGAATCTGATTGAAAGAGAAATACCTAATATGGAGTGAGTTCTTTATCAAACTCATGCTTGACTTGTTTTCCAATCTAATGAGCGAAGCTTGAATAGTTTGCAAGCAGCTCAGCTAGTTTCTAGTTTCCATCTCTATAATATTGAAATCATTGaatagcttattgaagtctgTTAGCATTTCCTTAGTATTTGTTCAAATTTGTTCTTTTACCCCCTCTAAAAACATAGGCAATGGTGTTTTAGATTTTGATGAAACATTATTTCTGTTAGACATTTATTATTTGTAGTTGTTCTGACCAATTTAAATTGGTTTTTTAGCACTTAATTCTTTAGCTTTTTCCTTAGTATTAAGCagcttttaattttatttttatagcTGAAGCAAATAAATCTGGTGGAGGAGCAGCTTCTTCTAAAACTGTGAAGCAGCCATCACAGAAGAAAGATGCTCCTCCAGTTGCATCTTCGGTTGCAACTTCTGAAAGAATAGGAGTTGATCGTCCAgcagagaaagagaggaagaaagatgTTCCTCCTCCGCGCATGCAATTTGATGATGAGAGCCGTGTGGGGAAAGCTAAAAGACGATCTGTGTTGAATCAAACTGAAGCTAGAAATAGCATCGAACTATTTCGCCATCTGCCTCCACACAAAAATGGAACTCAGCTTCCTTATTTGgagtctaaattttttgaaCTTCATGATAAGCATCCTGCTGTTTACAAGGTATTCTATTTGGTAGTTTGTTGTGGTTAGTTAATAGTGGAGCTTATTATTGCTATTTCAACTACTGAAATGAAACATAGGTATTCATCTTCTTCTTATCTGAGTGTTGTCATC
This window encodes:
- the LOC18604046 gene encoding zinc finger BED domain-containing protein DAYSLEEPER isoform X4 — its product is MEWNSNNTFKTYKDMEPKAMMDMALIPNIDPVDIGLGSSEKGSVVPTSKPRKKTMTSVYLKYFETAPDGKTRRCKFCGQSYSIATATGNLGRHLSNRHPGYDKTGDVVTTSSVPQPTTPVIKKSQPQGRAAQVDYDHLNWLLIKWLILASLPPSTLEEKWLANSFKFLNPSIQLWPGEKYKAVFREVFRSMREDVRVSLEQVSSKVSVTLDFWTSYEQIFYMSVTCQWIDENWSFQKVLLDICQVPYPCTGSEIYNTLFKVLKMYNIENKVLSCTHDNSQNAIHACHTLKEDLDGQKVGPFCYIPCAARTLSLIIDDALRTTKPVIAKVREFVQELNASLDISEDFIQLTTAYQEGSWQFPLDASARWSGNYQMLDLVHKAGKSMDAVVRKNEEILGSRILLNVAEKNVANIVHNYLEPFYKVINEICVNNPPTIGMVIVYMDHISDTIATRQTPDWLKSAAEDMAKKLRSYNNQVCNIFIYMTAILDPRIKCELIPEGLNSENYLEEARAHFMRNYYTSHFSSMTSGYSAQDIEDGGSVSFAEEIARKKRRASMSNVADELTQYLSESPAPTKTDVLEWWKVNSTRYPRLSAMARDFLAVQATSVKPEELFCSKGDEIDKQRFCMPHDSTQAILCIKSWTQGGLKLKYKSSEIDYERLMELAAAAAADNISAGFDKKQK
- the LOC18604046 gene encoding zinc finger BED domain-containing protein DAYSLEEPER isoform X2; protein product: MEWNSNNTFKTYKADMEPKAMMDMALIPNIDPVDIGLGSSEKGSVVPTSKPRKKTMTSVYLKYFETAPDGKTRRCKFCGQSYSIATATGNLGRHLSNRHPGYDKTGDVVTTSSVPQPTTPVIKKSQPQGRAAQVDYDHLNWLLIKWLILASLPPSTLEEKWLANSFKFLNPSIQLWPGEKYKAVFREVFRSMREDVRVSLEQVSSKVSVTLDFWTSYEQIFYMSVTCQWIDENWSFQKVLLDICQVPYPCTGSEIYNTLFKVLKMYNIENKVLSCTHDNSQNAIHACHTLKEDLDGQKVGPFCYIPCAARTLSLIIDDALRTTKPVIAKVREFVQELNASLDISEDFIQLTTAYQEGSWQFPLDASARWSGNYQMLDLVHKAGKSMDAVVRKNEEILGSRILLNVAEKNVANIVHNYLEPFYKVINEICVNNPPTIGMVIVYMDHISDTIATRQTPDWLKSAAEDMAKKLRSYNNQVCNIFIYMTAILDPRIKCELIPEGLNSENYLEEARAHFMRNYYTSHFSSMTSGYSAQDIEDGGSVSFAEEIARKKRRASMSNVADELTQYLSESPAPTKTDVLEWWKVNSTRYPRLSAMARDFLAVQATSVKPEELFCSKGDEIDKQRFCMPHDSTQAILCIKSWTQGGLKLKYKSSEIDYERLMELAAAAAADNISAGFDKKQK
- the LOC18604046 gene encoding zinc finger BED domain-containing protein DAYSLEEPER isoform X1; this encodes MEWNSNNTFKTYKADMEPKAMMDMALIPNIDPVDIGLGSSEKGSVVPTSKPRKKTMTSVYLKYFETAPDGKTRRCKFCGQSYSIATATGNLGRHLSNRHPGYDKTGDVVTTSSVPQPTTPVIKKSQPQGRAAQVDYDHLNWLLIKWLILASLPPSTLEEKWLANSFKFLNPSIQLWPGEKYKAVFREVFRSMREDVRVSLEQVSSKVSVTLDFWTSYEQIFYMSVTCQWIDENWSFQKVLLDICQVPYPCTGSEIYNTLFKVLKMYNIENKVLSCTHDNSQNAIHACHTLKEDLDGQKVGPFCYIPCAARTLSLIIDDALRTTKPVIAKVREFVQELNASLDISEDFIQLTTAYQEGSWQFPLDASARWSGNYQMLDLVHKQAGKSMDAVVRKNEEILGSRILLNVAEKNVANIVHNYLEPFYKVINEICVNNPPTIGMVIVYMDHISDTIATRQTPDWLKSAAEDMAKKLRSYNNQVCNIFIYMTAILDPRIKCELIPEGLNSENYLEEARAHFMRNYYTSHFSSMTSGYSAQDIEDGGSVSFAEEIARKKRRASMSNVADELTQYLSESPAPTKTDVLEWWKVNSTRYPRLSAMARDFLAVQATSVKPEELFCSKGDEIDKQRFCMPHDSTQAILCIKSWTQGGLKLKYKSSEIDYERLMELAAAAAADNISAGFDKKQK
- the LOC18604046 gene encoding zinc finger BED domain-containing protein DAYSLEEPER isoform X3 — translated: MEWNSNNTFKTYKDMEPKAMMDMALIPNIDPVDIGLGSSEKGSVVPTSKPRKKTMTSVYLKYFETAPDGKTRRCKFCGQSYSIATATGNLGRHLSNRHPGYDKTGDVVTTSSVPQPTTPVIKKSQPQGRAAQVDYDHLNWLLIKWLILASLPPSTLEEKWLANSFKFLNPSIQLWPGEKYKAVFREVFRSMREDVRVSLEQVSSKVSVTLDFWTSYEQIFYMSVTCQWIDENWSFQKVLLDICQVPYPCTGSEIYNTLFKVLKMYNIENKVLSCTHDNSQNAIHACHTLKEDLDGQKVGPFCYIPCAARTLSLIIDDALRTTKPVIAKVREFVQELNASLDISEDFIQLTTAYQEGSWQFPLDASARWSGNYQMLDLVHKQAGKSMDAVVRKNEEILGSRILLNVAEKNVANIVHNYLEPFYKVINEICVNNPPTIGMVIVYMDHISDTIATRQTPDWLKSAAEDMAKKLRSYNNQVCNIFIYMTAILDPRIKCELIPEGLNSENYLEEARAHFMRNYYTSHFSSMTSGYSAQDIEDGGSVSFAEEIARKKRRASMSNVADELTQYLSESPAPTKTDVLEWWKVNSTRYPRLSAMARDFLAVQATSVKPEELFCSKGDEIDKQRFCMPHDSTQAILCIKSWTQGGLKLKYKSSEIDYERLMELAAAAAADNISAGFDKKQK